Within the Gloeobacter kilaueensis JS1 genome, the region GGTAGCGCTGCACGTGGGTCTGGCCCATCTTGAAGGTGAGCCCCTTGTTGAAGGCGGCTCCCATGGGCAGCTTGTCGAGCACACCGCCGTAGGCTCCAGCGATCGAGACGGTGCCCCCCTTGCGGCAGGCAACGATCGCCTGGCGCAGAGCGGCGGGCCGGTCGGTCTCCAGGCGCACCGCCTGCATCACCTGGTCGTAGAGGGCGTCGAGGCCAAGGCCGTGGGCTTCGAGGCCCACCGCATCGATGCAGCTATCGGGGCCGCGCCCGGCAGTAAGTTCGTTGAGCACTTCCCCGGCGTCCGCCTGCTCGTAGTGGATCACCTCCGCTCCGCCGGCGCGGGCAAGGTCCAGCCGCTCCGGGATGCGGTCGATGGCAATTACCCGCTCCGCCCCCAACAAAAAGGCGCTGCGGATTGCAAACTGGCCCACCGGACCGCAGCCCCAGACCGCCACCGTATCGCCGGGCTGGATGTTGCAGTTTTCGGCGGCCATGTAGCCGGTAGGAAAGATGTCGGTGAGAAAGACCACCTTGTCGTCTTCGAGGTGCTCCGGCACCTTGAAGGGGCCGACATCGGCGAAAGGCACGCGGGCGTACTCCGCCTGGCCCCCCGCGTAGCCGCCGAACAGGTGGCTGTAGCCAAACAGCCCGGAGGGGGAGTGGCCATAGATCTTCTCGATCATCCAGGCGTTGGGGTTGGAGTTGTCGCACAGCGACCAGAGCTGACTTTCGCAAAAAAAGCAGTGGCCGCAGGCGATCGTAAAGGGCACGATCACCCGGTCGCCCACGGTGAGGTTCTTGACCTCCGAGCCGACCTCGACCACCTCGCCCATAAATTCGTGGCCGAGGATGTCGCCTTTTTGCATCGTCGGGATGAAGCCGTTGTAGAGGTGCAGGTCCGAGCCACAGATACAGGTAGAGGTAATCTTGACAATCGCGTCACGGGGATTGAGAATTGCCGGATCCGGCACGCTCTCGACGCGCACCTCGTTCGCTCCATTCCAACAAACTGCTTTCATTGCCTGTTGCTCCTAAAAAAATGTCGAGACTCTAGCGCCGTCCGTCCGGCTGGCCGACGGTGGTGGCGATTTCACCCGCTTCCATCACCTGCTTAAAGAGCCGCAGATCCTCTTTGACCTGATTGTCTGGCTCCTCGCCGGTGAGCTTGAGCAGGGCCGCGCCGACTTTACCGGCGGGCGGTGCGTAGGTGAGTTCGACGCTCACCGTCGTTCCCCGGCCCTCGGGAGCAGGGGCAAAGCGCACGACACCACTGTTGTCGATGTCTGCCGGGGCAATCGAGCGCCAGGCGATCCGCTCGTTTTCTTGCTCGTCGATGATCTCAGCGTCCCACTCGACCTTGCCGCCAGCCGGTGCTTTTGCAATCCAGTGCGAGCGCTCCTGGTCGTAGACTTTCACCGACTCCAGGTGCTGCATGAACCGGGGCAGATTCTCAAAGTCGCGCCAGAAGCGATAGACCTTCTCGACGGGTTTGTTAATTGTGACGGCATGTTGGACGGTCACCGGCTGGCTGCTCGCCCCGCTCGCGGTGCTGACGCCCAGGGCACGATAAAGCTGGCAGTTGCCACTCGCCCCCCGATAAATCAGGCCGCCGCCGAGCAGAGCCAGCAAAAAGCCGCCAAAGTTGCCCCGCGACAGCCCGTAGAGTGTGAGCACCGCCCCGCTGCCGAGCGAGACCCAGCGCTCCCCCTCCCCGACATTGCGTCCGTTACCTGCGCTGCGTGTAATTGTCATTCTATTACTCCCACAAATTCTGCGGATGGCCAGCCGAACCGCCCTGGACATCCGTGCTTTTCTGCAAAGGTAGTGGTTCTGTGTCGGCTCCGGCATGGACCGCCGGAGGGAGTTAAACAAAATACTTGCTATTCCTGAATGGAGAGGTTAGCTGACAAAAGAGCGGCCCCCAACCGGGAGCCGCACCATTTACTAAAGACCGTATTGAAGCGTGGGTAGGAGTTCAGCCTGCGGACAGCTTTCGTGTCAGCACCTCAGACTGTTCTGATGGAAGGTTTCGCTCCCCCTCGGTGACTGCTAAGCGGGGGAAACGACAAAAACCCCGCACCACAGTCCCCAGACTGAACCCCACACATCTTTGACCACTCGCCTTGCTGCCGGTCGTTCTCCTTCGCTCGGCGATTCGCAGGCACAAACAGCAAAAGCACCTGCTATGGCTTGCAAGGTAGAAAGGTTTGATTTCCTTTGCCTTGCTTGTTTTCAGTATCATTGACCCGAGCAGAAGAGTACTCACACACAGGGCAGAAAGCGGCCTTGACCGAGAGATAGAATGCGAGCTACCCGCCTGCCCGCCTGAGGAGGCAGAATAGCTCCCTACTGCCCCCCGCCATCGGCGGACGACAGGATGCCGTACAGCTCTGGTCTCCGGTCGCGAAAGAAACCGAAGGAGGCGCGGTAGCGGCGCAGGGCGTCCCGATCGAAGCTGGCGACGATCACCCCTTCACCGGTGCGATCGAGTTCTGCCACCCTGTCGCCCCGGACATCGGCGATAAACGAGCTGCCGTAGAAGATCTGGCCCCCCTCGGTGCCGACCCGATTGGCCGCCACCACCGGCACGGCGTTGGCGACGGCGTGGCCGATCATCGCCCGCTGCCAGGGATCTTTTGTATCGAGATCGGGCGCTTCTGGCTCGCTACCGATCGCCGTCGGATAAAAGAGCACCTCCGCCCCCATCAGGACCATCGCCCGCGCCGCCTCCGGAAACCACTGATCCCAGCAGATGCCGACGCCAATCGTGCCATAGCGGGTTGGCCAGACTTTGAAGCCGGTGTTGCCGGGGCGAAAGTAAAACTTTTCTTCGTAGCCGGGGCCGTCGGGGATATGGCTCTTGCGATAAACGCCGAGGTTGGTGCCGTCGGCGTCGATGATTGCAATGCTGTTGTAGTGGGCCTGACCGGCCCGCTCAAAAAACGACACCGGGATAACGACGCCCAACTCGGCGGCGAGCGCCTGAAAGTAGCCGATCGTCGGATGCTCGCTCACCGGATGAGCCAGATCGAAGAAGGCGTCGCGCTCGACAGTACAAAAATAATGGTTCTCAAAAAGCTCCGAGGGCAGCACGACCTGTGCCCCCCGCGCCGCCGCCTCGCGCACGAAACCGGCGATGTGCTTGACGTTGCTTGCGGTATCGGTGGTGAGAGCCGCCTGGATAGCAGCGACAGCAATTGTAGAAGACATAAACTCACGCAAATTTTTGTCTTTGGAAATCGATTATACCAATTTGAACTCGAATAACTATCTGCACATTCTACAAGCGCCATCTTCGTAGTGGTGGCGCAGGCTGGTATGCTTTTAACCCCTTACCGCCGGTCATGATCTCTACTTCAAAACCTGCTTTTGCATAGTACTGGGCAACCTCTTTGATTGTCGCATCTCCAATTGAAAGCTTTTGTTTCGCTAACTCAGGCCAGCCCGTTGCCAGCTTTTTGAGTGCTTCGGCTTCCCACAAAGATGATTGATCTGTAAAGGCTGCCCAGGGGCTCTTTTCATCTGCTGCTGAGTGAATGATTTCAGCGAGTTTCTGTGCCAGCTCGAATCTGCTCGAAGGCAACTGCGATATAAAATTGCCCGTTTCCAGGATCGAAGCTAGAGGGAAGACCAGGGTCGTTCTCCTGTCTTTTATGGCCTCTTCAATGTGTTGCCTGACACGAGGATAGTCCCAAATATCATCGCTCTCTCCACAGGTATCTTTGCCGGGAATCGCTAACCAAACGCACAGCATTGAAGTATCGATTACTATTACTTGACCCGGCATTTCAAGATGCTTTCTCGGACAGGTTGCGCTCGATCAGTCCTTTAGAGCTAAGCTTCCCAATTGGACCTGTAGCAAGCAGCTTTGGCAAGTTCCGTACATCTTCCAAGAGTGTCAACTTGCTCTCGCCTGTGTTTGGGTCACGGTGAGAAACGACGACGAAGGGAATCATCTCAGTGCCCAGTTCATCCAAGAGTGCAGGGTTATGCGTCGTAACCAGAACATCGATCTTTCTACTCTCTCCCAGCTCTCTCAGTACCTTTAGCAGCAGATTTGAGCGCGAGGGATGCAAACCATTATCAACTTCTTCAACAACTATCTGACTGCCCTCAGGCCGCGTCAATAGTGCTGTTAAAATGGCCAGAAATCTCAATGTTCCATCTGACATTGCTCTTGCATCGATTTCAGTCGGTGGCTCCTCCGGCACCCAGGATTCACGGCAATAAAGCATCGCATCTGTTTCAAAGCGACCGACCTTCTCAGCCCAAACCTTCACAATATCCTTCTCAGGTAGTTCAGAGATATACCTGGAAAGTTCTTGCTCTACTCTTTTGCTTGTTTCCTCTGGTAGTGCAGCAAGCACTCCAGCAATGTTTGAAGCGTCACTTTGCAGTCTGTCAGACAATAACGAGTAATTGCGCATTCTAGCAGGGATAGGATCGAGGATAAAAATTTCTTGCAATGTTTGGACTACTGTTTCGATTCCAAGCGATAAATCCTTTTGCAAGGTTAATCCAGATAACTGACTTAAAATGGAAGCGGATCGTCTAAATTCTTTCTTAGAACCTCCCTTGCCGTTATACAATCTTGCCACGACACTTGGACTCGCGTGAGCGAGTTCATCTGTCCAGAACAAACGAATTTCTGATGAATGGGCTGAATGGCTCCTTTTCTTAAGCCGCGAGAGAGATTCTGCAAGCAATTGTATGTGAGGAATCGTCTCAACTGTAATCGAATACAGGTAATCTGTTCGTTCGTCCTCCCCACCAATAAGAGACTTGAGCGTAAAGCGGTCCTTTGGCTTCAATGATGCCCATTCAGCTCCTCCCCTAAGTGAAGGCATGTCAAGCTCTCCGGCAAGACAAACTTGCAGATCTTTGCTGCTGGCACTTCTATTGAGAAACTCTAGAGCATCGAGTGCGTTCGATTTGCCGCTGGCATTCGTTCCAATCAGAACCGTTAAAGGATCGATCGGCAGCTCGCCGCTGTGGAAACTTTTCCAATTCTCGAAGTAAAGTCGCTTAAGCATGGCAAAGAGGCACTACTTTACACTCTACAGCCCCGGTTGTTGTTGGGTAATGCAGTGAAAGGCACCGCCGCCACTCAAGATCGCCCGCGCCGAGAGCCCAACGGTGCGGCGGCCAGGAAAAAGGGTTCCAATTTTCTGGACGGCTTCCTCGTCGTAGGGCGAGCCGTAGGTGGGCACGACGACGGTGCGGTTGGCAATGTAGAAGTTGACATAGCTCGCGGGCATCACGGTCCCATCTTCGTCTAGAATGCGTCCTGGAGAAGGAATGCGGGCGATTTCAAGGGGCCGCTCCTGGGCGTCTCGAAAACGACTGAGTTCTTCAGCAATCGCTTCGAGCACCTCCCGGTTCGGATCGTCCGGCTCGCACGCCTCCATGCAAACGACTTTTGCTGGAGCGACGAAGCGCACCAGCGTGTCGATGTGACCGTCGGTGTGATCGTTGAGGAGTCCGCGCTCCAGCCAGAGCACCCGGCGCACGCCGAGCGCCTCCTGCAGTCCCTTTTCGATCGCAGCGGTATCCAGGCCCGGATTGCGATTGGGGTTGAGCAGACACTCGCGGGTGGTGAGGCAGGTGCCTTCGCCATCTACTTCTACCGAACCGCCCTCAAGAATCCAGGCAAATCGCCGACCCATGAGCCCGACGCGGCTGGCAATCGCTTCGGATACTTCGCTGTCGCCTGGGAGGATGTACTTGTTGCCCCAGCCATTGAAGGCGAAGCGGACAGTAGAAAGCCTGTCCTGACTATCTACGACAAAGATGGGAGCCGTGTCGCGAAGCCAGATATCACCAAAGGGGATGCGGTGAAAGCGGGCGGACAGGTCTTCGAGGGCGAGCCGGGCCTCCTGCTCCCGCTCGGCGTCGGGTACGAGGATCTCAAGCTGCTCACCCCGTCGCTCACCGGTGCGCGGGTCCGGATCGGCGATCGCCCGACAGAGGGCGGCGAACTCCTGCTGGGCCTTGGGCAACTTTTGCTCCCACAGGCTCGCGTCGCTTGGCCAGGCAAGCCAGCAGGCGGCGTGGGGCTGCCATTCGGCAGGCTGATGATAGGCGCAGGCAGCGGCCATATTCTCTCTGGAATCTCCTTTCTCAGGATGGCACGGGCCAGTCTACCCTTCGTCGCCGAAAGCGTCCGCTGCCAGCCGCTCCGCCTGATTGCGGACGTCCGGAGGCCAGGACTGGATGCACTGAACGAAGCGGCCCCGATCGCCTGCGAAGAGGGCGCGCGTCGCTTCCTCGAAGCCGGGCTGATCGCCTGCGATGGCAAGGATGAAGCGGTAGGTTGCCTCCTGGGAGCGGCGGGAGCGATCGCGCCCCGCACCAGTGCGGCGCGCTTCATCGACGAGCCTGCGCAGTGCGACCGATGCGCCGCCCGGTTGAGTGTTGAGCCATTCCCAGTGGCGCGGCAAAAGCGTTACCTCGCGCGCAATCACCCCCAGCCTCGGTCGCCCCGGACCACGGGAAACGGGCAGTTGCGCTTTTGTTTGTCCGTAGCGGGCGCGCACGTCGTCGAGGCTGCCGCGCAGGTCGAGATCGACCAGCTCGCCAGTTTCTTCGTCAAAGAGCAAGATCGAGGCGGGCACACCTTGATCGACCGCCGTCTTGACCGCCACGGCCATCTGCGGCAGTGTGCCCGCCGCAAAGCGCTCGGAGTTGGCAAACGCAACGTAGCGGGTCTGCTCGGTGTCGTTCATGGTTATGGTCCTGGGCTGAAGTCGGTCTTCTTCTATTTTATCCGGATAAAATCCGGCGTCAATCGCGGGCCGCTTGCCGGAACGGGCAGGGGGGTGCCACGATGCGATTCAGCAGAGCACTTTGAATCGATGGACCGTGTACAGTTTTGATTTTGGGACGAGCAACACCGTGGTCGCTCGCTGGAACCGGGCGCTGGGCGAGGCGGAGACGCTGGCTGTGCGCGCTTTGAGCCAGCTGGAAGCGCCCTACCTCATCCCCAGCCTGCTCTACGTCGAAGATGCTGCCCGTGGCCAGGTGCTGGTCGGCCAGGAGGTGCTTGCCCGTGGCCTCGATAACCCGGCAGATCCCCGGTTTTTCAGCAACTTCAAGCGCGGCATCGGTTCAACCGTGCAGGGCTTCATGCCCGAGATCGACGGTGTGGCGCTTGGCTTCGAGAAAGTTGGGCTCTGGTTTTTACAGCGGGTGATAAAGGCGCTGAGCGAGCAGGACGCGCCGGTGGAGGACGTGGTCTTCACTGTGCCGGTCAACAGCTTCGAGGTCTATCGGCAGTGGCTCCTCGAAAGCTCCAGCGACCTTGCGGCGGCACGTATTCAGCTTATCGACGAATCGACCGCCGCCGCCCTCGGTTACGGCCTGGAGCAGGGGGAGACGGTCCTGGTCATCGACTTTGGGGGCGGGACGCTGGATCTGTCGCTGGTGCAACCGGCGGCGATCGAGGAGGCCGCCGACGGCTTTCTCATCAAGTGGGGCCGCAAGATCTTTAGCGGCAAAGAAAAGGCCCGCACCCCGACCGCCCGCGTCCTTGCCAAGGTAGGCCGCAACCTGGGCGGGATGGACATCGACACCTGGCTTGCCGATAGCCTCGCCCGCCAGCAGAAATTGCCCAGCGGCGCTTTGCTGCAGCGGGTGGCCGAGAGGCTTAAAATCCGGCTTTCGAGTGCCGAGACGGCAACGGAAGTGTACTTCGACGAGGACAGCCTGCGCACCGCCAGGATCACCCTCGATCGCGAGCAACTGGAGGCGCTACTTACCGCGCGCGGTTTTTTTGGCCAGCTCGACGAGAGCCTGGATCAACTCCTGCAGCAGGCCCGTCGCCGCGATCTCGATATAGCGAATATCGACGCGGCAATTCTAGTAGGTGGTAGCTGCCGCATCCCGGCGGTCCAGCAGTGGGCCATCCGGCAACTGGGGGCTGAGCGGGTGCGCAGCGAACGGGTCTTCGAGGCCGTCGCCCACGGGGCGCTGAGAGTCGGGCGCGGCCTGCAGGTCGAAGATTTTCTTTACCACGGCTACGGCGTGCGCTACTGGGATCACCGCCGCTCGCGCCACGGCTGGCACCCGCTATTTAAGGCAGGCCAGGCGTATCCGACCGGCAATCCGCTGGAGCTGGTACTGGGCGCTTCGGTCTCCAACCAGCCAAATATCGAACTGGTAATCGGTGAATTGGGCGACGGCAGCGACAGCGCCGAAGTTTTCTTTGAGAACGGGCGGCTCACCCTGCGCGCCAGTACTGCCGAGCAGGCGGTCCGGCCCCTCAACGACTCCGACGAGGGCCGGGTGATTGCCCAACTGGAGCCGCCCGGCTTTCCGGGGCGCGACCGGGTAAAGGTGCAGTTGCGCATCGACGCCCAGCGCCAGCTGCGGATCACCGTCGAAGACCTCGAGACCCGGCGGACGCTGATGAGCGATCAGCCGGTCATCGAATTGCGCTAGTAGTTTGCAGGGGCGAACGCGATGAACCTGGAAGTCCACCCGCTATTGCCCGACGAGGCCGAGGCCGAACTGGACGCCCTCGCTGCGATCTTGATCGATGTCGTGGCCGGGGGCTCCTCGGTGAGCTTCGTGGCCCCCCTCTCACCCGCAAGCGCCCGCGCCTTCTGGCAAAAATTACTTCCTCCGATCCGACAGGAGCAGATCCTGCTTCTCGGTGCCCGCCGGGACGATCAACTGGTGGGCACCGTCCAGTTGCGCCTGGACACACCGCCCAACCAGCCCCACCGGGCCGAGGTGGCCAAGTTGCTCGTCCATCGTCAGGCCCGGCGGCTGGGCCTGGGCCGCCGCTTGATGGAGACGCTGGAAGTATTGGCCCGCAAGCACGGACGGCACCTGCTCACCCTCGATACCGAGTCCGGTAGTCCCGCCGAATTTCTCTACCGCTCCCTGGGCTATCAGGTATCCGGGATCATCCCGCGCTACGCCCTCTGCGCTGACGGCACCAGGCTGTGCGACACGACAATTTACTACAAGTGGCTGGAGTAAGACTGAAAACCTGCTTGTGGATGAGGCTCTTGTGGTGGTGTTCCTTTACGAAGTTCGAGAATGCCTTCCTGAAGGTTTTGAAGCTTTGCTGACTGACAGCCTTAACGATGGCTATCAGTTTCTCCAACGGCTCAAAGATGAATGGTTCTCTGGAGCGAACTGCTTTGCGCGACCTGGCGAATGTTTAAGAGCTGCTTGCGAAGAAGATCGATTGATCGGTATCGGCGGGATCAATATCGATCCTTATTTGAATGACCCGACCAGAGGCCGTATTCGACACCTTTATGTGCATTCAAACTTCCGGCGCAAAAGTGTTGCATCGCTAATTCTTAGAACCTTAGAAAAGGATGCCGTGTGCCATTTCCATACGCTGACTTTGCGCACGAACAATCCAGAAGCCGACCTGTTTTATCTGAAACTGGGTTTTCTCAGGGTTCAAGGCCATTCTTTTGTTACGCACCAAAAGGTTCTGGGGTCACTCGATCCCCGTGTTTCCTAAAGGGCAGAGATACAAAAGGGCCGCGAGGCCAATCTGGGCGGCGGCCTCACCAAGAAAGCCGGCTGTGTCTGCCGCCGGTCGAGCCGCTACGCCAGAGCGGATCCCATCATCACTGACATTCAACCGTGGAGTGAACCAATGATGAGGTGCATTGGGCCGATTGCTCAGGGCGGCAGTCTGACTATGTCGCTTCTTAACTGGACCCTTCACCCCCGGCTCGCGACGGCGGGGATGCTTCGCTCTGTGAGCAGTTCTTCGACCAGTGGCGCTACCCAACCGGCGGCGGCCTCTAAAAAAGCCGGGTCGTCGTTGAGGCAGTCCAGGCGCGTGCAGGGGATAGCTTTTTGCTCGAAGCGCTGCATGATCGCCTCGACATCGAGGATCGTCTCGTGATTCTCTGTGACAAAGCCGATCGGGCAGAAGACCAGAGTGCCGGCTCCGATCGCAAGCAGGTTGCGCGCCGCCTGGGCCACGTCGGGGATCGTCCAGCGGCCCGGTGTCTCGTGGTTGAGCCAGCCGATCGACACGAGCGGATAGCGGCAGATCAGTCGTTCGCGCACCCGCTCGTAGAGAAACTGACTCTCCTCGATACCGGTGGTAAAACCGTTGGCTTCGCACGGGCAGCCGTGGTTGATGAGCACCACGCCGATGCGCGAGGGCTGGTGCCGGGCGCTGAGCCGGGCGAGATGGCTCTCGATGTGGCCTGCGAGGCGAGTGTGGTAATCCGCCTTGTCATAAAACGAGGGCAAATAGCGCAGGTGATCCACCCAGCGCTCCTCGGCGGCGAGGGCTTCGTTTATTTGTTGCAGCGCCAGGCCGCTCGTAAAGATTGAATCGACGACCAGAAGCGGATAGACGAGTAGACGCCGAAAACCCTGGGCGCGGATGCGGGCAAGCACCTGATCGGGCAGATCGCCCTCGCAGAAGTTGAACGTCTTGAAGACCCTCACCCGTTCACCGAAGCGGCTGTGCAACTGCGCTTCGATTCCGGCGCGCTGGGCTTCAAAGAAGGCGTTGTGGGGCGAACGAAAGTTATCGCGTCCAGCCCACTCCTTTGTGTCCTTGCGCGCCAGGGTTCTGGCGAGCAGGCGAAAACCGAATTCGGGAATTTTGAGAAACTTGGCCGCCAACAGCCGGAGCGCCAGCTCGTTGTAGGAGGCAAAATCGCGGTACTGCTCGACCTCACCGTAGCCGACCAGCAAAACAGCCACCCGCTCGTGATTGTCCAATGAATCCCTCTTGAATCGCTGTCAGTCGTCCTCCAGGTTACTATCCCCAGAGGAGGGATTGGTCCGCCAGATGCCAGAAAAACTGCTCCTCGTCGTTCCTGGAGACCAGAGTTCTGCTCTAAAGCGCTGGGCGACAGAGCAATTTTGCGCAGCGCTGGCGGTGCCGTACCGTTGCCTGCCTGCCTGCAAAGCGCCCTACTTACCGGGGGCGATTCGTTCACTGATTGCCGAAGCCGGGTGTCCGGTTTTGATCGTTGCCTTCAGCGCCGGGGTGGTCGGTGTGGCGGCGGCCCTGGGTGCGGACTGGCCGCGCCGCAAACGTATCCAGATCGAGGCGGTAATCGCGATCGACGGCTGGCTGGTGCCCCTGTTTCACCAGCTACCTGTCTACCGGATGAGCCACGACGACTTTACCCACCGAACCTGCCGGCCCTTCGGCGGCATGAACCGAAGCAACTTCTGGGCCGATCCTGCTGTGCCGCACCTGGAACTGTGGGCCGCCCCCAACCGTACCCAGGGCTGGCAGGAGGATCACCGCAGCGGTGAGCGCACGCGCACCACTGCCCTCGGCTTTCTTGCCGCCCGCCTGGCAGAGCATGGTTTCTTGTAAAAAAATTGCAAAGCAAACACCAGTTCCACTGCGGGGTTCGTTCCTGTTGCCGCTCCTGACCCGGCAAAAGGCGATCCGACTTTTAGAGTTCGGGTATACCTTTGTACCAGAGCGGAGGAATATCGAATGAAAGCGCCAATAACTGCAAGCTTGATTGCTGCGCTGATGCTGAGCGGCCCTGTTCTGGCTCAAAGCAACACTGCACCGGTGGCGGGCGGAGAGTTGATCGGTGTCCAGACGAGCGCTGAAGTGCTGCTGGCGACAGGCTACCGGGCCTCGAAGCTGCTCGGTGCCACCGTCGTCAACACCAAGGGCGATAAAGTCGGCAAGGTAGAGGACTTTCTTGTCAGCCCCAAAGAAAAGGTGACCGTGGCCATTCTCGATGTCGGCGGTTTTTTGGGTATCGGCGCTCACCGGGTCGCGATCGCTGCCGATCGATTAGAAGTGGCACCTAAGGGCGAGAAGGTGGTTCTGCCTGGAGCGACCAAGGATGCCCTCAAGGCGCTGCCTGAATTCAAATGGGCCAGATAGGCTAAAGCCGTGCGCTACCGAAGCTCTGGGCAAGGGCTTCGGAAGAGTCTGACCCGCTCGTTTTATTTGCGCGCCTCAAAGACGAGGTTGAAGGGCGTGGAGGCTGCCCGACGAAAATGGCTGAAACCGGCCTGCGCAAAAATGTCCCGCAGCCGGGCCTCTCCGGCCTGGGCACCCAGGGCGAGGCCGACTTCCTGAGATAGCGAGTTGGGGGTGCAGACGAACGTTGAAACCGCGTAGTACATCCGACCAACCGGGTTGGTGTTCTCCTCAAGCTGGTCGCCCGCGAAAGGTTCCACCAGCAGAACCGTTCCATCCGGCTTCAAAGTCCGGTGCGCGTGCTGAGCTGCCCCCAGAGGATCGCCCAGATCGTGCAGACAGTCAAAAAAGCAGATCAGATCGTAGCTTTGATCGGCGTAGTCCTTGGCTGTCGCCTGCTCGAAGGATACCCGCTCGGCCACCCCACCGTCGGCGGCCCGTTGCTTCGCTGTGGCAATAGAAGGGCCGTGGTAGTCGAAGCCAAAAAAGTGGGTTGCCGGGTAGGACTGCGCCATCAGCACCGTCGATGCCCCGTGTCCGCAGCCTATATCCGCCACTACAGCGCCAGCTTCCAGCTTGGGAACCACACCTTCGAGGCTGGGCAGCCATTCGGCCACCAGATGGGAGCGGTAGCCGGGCCGGAAGAAGCGCTCGGTGCCCTTGAACATACAGGGGTGGTGCTCTCCCCAGGCAAGGCCGCCGTCGCCGCGCATCGCAGCGACGATCTTGTCCTTGTCGAGATACAGGGCCGCGAGCACCACCGCTCCGCCCGCCACGTAGACCGGCGAATCCTCGATCGCGAGCGCCAGTGCCTGCTCCGGCGGCAAACGAAAACGTCCCTCCTCGTGCTCCAGATAACCCGCCGCCGCGTTGGCGCTCAGCCACTCCCGCACCAACCGGGCGTTGCAGCCGGTCGCACCCGCAAGTTGCTCAGGGGTCAGCGCAAGGCCGTCGGCCATAGCGCGGTACAATCCCAGTTCTTCGCCGAGAATAACGTTTGCCATCATCGCTGCACCGCCCATATCGGCAACCAGCCGGCCCATAAATGCGTGCAGTTTGGCCTCATCCATGACCTGCGCCCCTCCAAGATCGGGTTTATCGATCTCGTAGGTCGCTGGAGCTTCTGTTATGCGTCTCTTGCAAAGTTCTGGAGTGTACAGGCCGTCGTAGCCCGCCGGATTACAACGCTCAAAGACACTCCCGGCAGGGTGATCCTCCAAGCCGGTGTGCTAAGCCGCAGCGGGCGGTCCGAACCAGGTGGCCAGTGCGTCAGCGAGGCCCAGGCCAGTTGCGTCTCCCACCCAGGCCACATACCCGTCGGGTCGAATCAGCACGGCGGCGGGAGCAGTGACCGCCTCGACGACCGGCAGCTCCCACGTACCGGCGTACCTGGCGTCGATTGAGCGAACCCGACCTGACCAGGGAGCAAGGTCGAGGCTGCCGGGCTCACCGAGGTTGAGAAACACTGGCCGGGCATCGTGCAGCAGAGTGAAGACCCGCAGCGGGCCGTCGGCACTCACCAGATCGAGATCCGGCATCCGGCGTCCGAGCAGCGGATGCCCTGCGCCGAGGTCGTAATGAATGCCCAGGCCGGACATCTCTGCAGCCAACCGTCTGCGGGGCTCCTCCATGCTGAGGAACTCGCAAACGTAGTCGCTCAGAGCTTTGGTGCGGTCGTCTGGGCGGCGAAGCGCGATCTGCGCCATCGTGTTGCGCAGCAACCGAGCAGCGACCGGGTGGCGCTCGGCGTGATAGGTATCGAGGAGGCTCGCCGGTGCTGTCCGCTTTACTACCTGGGCGAGCTTCCATCCCAGATTCACCGCATCCTGCACGCC harbors:
- a CDS encoding SRPBCC family protein gives rise to the protein MTITRSAGNGRNVGEGERWVSLGSGAVLTLYGLSRGNFGGFLLALLGGGLIYRGASGNCQLYRALGVSTASGASSQPVTVQHAVTINKPVEKVYRFWRDFENLPRFMQHLESVKVYDQERSHWIAKAPAGGKVEWDAEIIDEQENERIAWRSIAPADIDNSGVVRFAPAPEGRGTTVSVELTYAPPAGKVGAALLKLTGEEPDNQVKEDLRLFKQVMEAGEIATTVGQPDGRR
- a CDS encoding agmatine deiminase family protein, whose protein sequence is MAAACAYHQPAEWQPHAACWLAWPSDASLWEQKLPKAQQEFAALCRAIADPDPRTGERRGEQLEILVPDAEREQEARLALEDLSARFHRIPFGDIWLRDTAPIFVVDSQDRLSTVRFAFNGWGNKYILPGDSEVSEAIASRVGLMGRRFAWILEGGSVEVDGEGTCLTTRECLLNPNRNPGLDTAAIEKGLQEALGVRRVLWLERGLLNDHTDGHIDTLVRFVAPAKVVCMEACEPDDPNREVLEAIAEELSRFRDAQERPLEIARIPSPGRILDEDGTVMPASYVNFYIANRTVVVPTYGSPYDEEAVQKIGTLFPGRRTVGLSARAILSGGGAFHCITQQQPGL
- a CDS encoding DUF2239 family protein, translated to MNDTEQTRYVAFANSERFAAGTLPQMAVAVKTAVDQGVPASILLFDEETGELVDLDLRGSLDDVRARYGQTKAQLPVSRGPGRPRLGVIAREVTLLPRHWEWLNTQPGGASVALRRLVDEARRTGAGRDRSRRSQEATYRFILAIAGDQPGFEEATRALFAGDRGRFVQCIQSWPPDVRNQAERLAADAFGDEG
- a CDS encoding AAA family ATPase codes for the protein MLKRLYFENWKSFHSGELPIDPLTVLIGTNASGKSNALDALEFLNRSASSKDLQVCLAGELDMPSLRGGAEWASLKPKDRFTLKSLIGGEDERTDYLYSITVETIPHIQLLAESLSRLKKRSHSAHSSEIRLFWTDELAHASPSVVARLYNGKGGSKKEFRRSASILSQLSGLTLQKDLSLGIETVVQTLQEIFILDPIPARMRNYSLLSDRLQSDASNIAGVLAALPEETSKRVEQELSRYISELPEKDIVKVWAEKVGRFETDAMLYCRESWVPEEPPTEIDARAMSDGTLRFLAILTALLTRPEGSQIVVEEVDNGLHPSRSNLLLKVLRELGESRKIDVLVTTHNPALLDELGTEMIPFVVVSHRDPNTGESKLTLLEDVRNLPKLLATGPIGKLSSKGLIERNLSEKAS
- the aguB gene encoding N-carbamoylputrescine amidase translates to MSSTIAVAAIQAALTTDTASNVKHIAGFVREAAARGAQVVLPSELFENHYFCTVERDAFFDLAHPVSEHPTIGYFQALAAELGVVIPVSFFERAGQAHYNSIAIIDADGTNLGVYRKSHIPDGPGYEEKFYFRPGNTGFKVWPTRYGTIGVGICWDQWFPEAARAMVLMGAEVLFYPTAIGSEPEAPDLDTKDPWQRAMIGHAVANAVPVVAANRVGTEGGQIFYGSSFIADVRGDRVAELDRTGEGVIVASFDRDALRRYRASFGFFRDRRPELYGILSSADGGGQ
- a CDS encoding zinc-dependent alcohol dehydrogenase, producing the protein MKAVCWNGANEVRVESVPDPAILNPRDAIVKITSTCICGSDLHLYNGFIPTMQKGDILGHEFMGEVVEVGSEVKNLTVGDRVIVPFTIACGHCFFCESQLWSLCDNSNPNAWMIEKIYGHSPSGLFGYSHLFGGYAGGQAEYARVPFADVGPFKVPEHLEDDKVVFLTDIFPTGYMAAENCNIQPGDTVAVWGCGPVGQFAIRSAFLLGAERVIAIDRIPERLDLARAGGAEVIHYEQADAGEVLNELTAGRGPDSCIDAVGLEAHGLGLDALYDQVMQAVRLETDRPAALRQAIVACRKGGTVSIAGAYGGVLDKLPMGAAFNKGLTFKMGQTHVQRYLPSLLEHIEQGRIDPSFVISHRLPLSEAPHAYEIFKHKRENCTKVVLKP